From the Bacteroidales bacterium genome, the window GCACCGAAAGTTCGCCCATCAGTCTGCGATCCAGTGTCTTTATTTTGAAATCCGGAGAATATTCCATATATTGCGTTACATATATAATGTAACATATATTATGAAAATCAATCCCTTCCTGTTAAGCGGCTATATATCGCACGAATACTTCTGTGACAGGGAGTTAGAAACGAATAGATTAATTAATGCCATAGAGAACCAACGGAATATCACCCTTATTTCCTCCAGAAGAATGGGTAAAACCGGCTTAATAATGCATGTTTTCGATTATATTTCAAAGAATTCTTCCTACGTTCCAATCTACTTCGACATCATGGGCACCACCGGGTTCGGAGAGTTTGCGGAAGTCTTCAGCAATGCCTTGCTGCAGACAATTTCCAAAACCGAAAGTGCCTGGAAAGGATTTCTGAGAAAACTGTCGGCACTCCGGCCAAGCCTTGGTTTCGATTCCCTCACAGGCGAACCAAGGATATCACTGGATATCCGGAATGAACAGGAACTGGATTTAACCCTGGATCTCGTATTTAGCCTGATAGCACAAAAGAAAAAGTTCTTTGTTTTTGCGATCGACGAGTTCCAGCAGATTGCCTCTTATCCGGAAAAAAATGTTGAAGCCCGACTGAGAGCCTATGTGCAGAAGGCAAACAACATCAGCTTCATTTTTTCCGGCAGCAGGAAGCATATGCTGGCTGATATGTTCTCACAGCCTTCGCGTCCGTTTTTCAACTCCACAGAAATGATGTTTCTGGAAGTAATCGACCGAAGTGCCTACTTTGCATTTATCAGGGCGCATTTTTCAGAAAGAGGAAAAACAATTGATGAGGAAGCGCTGAATCGCATCGCCCAATATACCGGTCTGCATACCTTTTATGTGCAATTCCTCGCTAATCGCCTGTTCAGTTCTTTCAAAAAGACAGGGGTCAGGGAAGTGGACCAAAGCATCCAAACCATCCTGCATGAAAATGAACCCATCTACGCCAACTACATCAACCTTTTGACCATTACCCAATACAAGACCTTAAGAGCCATAGCCCTGGAAGGTGTCGTGGAGAATCCCACCTCCGGGAATTTTCTGGCCCGGTATCGGCTTGGTGCAGCCAGCACAGTATCCCAGGCAGTTTCAAGCCTGACCGGAAAGGAATTTATCCATAATGACGCAGGCAGGTTGAGTGTTCAGGATAAGTTTTTTGCCCAATGGATCCGGTCCAGATAGCTCCGGGAAGAGCAGCTGTTTGAACGGCTCAATCGTGGAGGCAGCGGACCGACATCCCGAATTTCTTTTTTCCGCTTCCGGCCTTCAGCAGGTTCCCGTCATATTTCACATAGTGGAAAAAGGCCTCCGTACGGGATTTTTCTCCGGTGGACCAGAAAAAACCCATTTCGCCCATAAAGGGGTAGGAAGAATCCCGGGGATCCTCGAGGTAGCCTCCGGGTAAGGCGGAAAAACCACTTTCGTTACTGGCTTCTTCAGTGTGCGAAATCCAGTAAGTACTCATTTTCTTGATTTTACTCCCGGCGACTGCCTCTCCACCCAGGTAATCTGCCAGAGTCTGCCATTCTTCGCCGGAAGGAAGATGCCAGCCATCGGGACAAACTTCCATGGCCGCTTCCCAGCAATAAACCCGGCCAAATACATCCGTCAGACCGGCATCATTCGGGAAAATCACCTTCGGGCCTTCGAAGGCATAGTCCAAATTTTCGGCCATCCAGACCTGAGTGCCTATGGTGACCGTCTGGTACACCGTACCATCCCTCGGATCCATAAATACATCGTAGTCCTGTGCGGTGAGTGTGATACTACACAGCAGCAAGAGAATGCTGGTAAAAACCTGGTTCACAACCGTTCGGTTAAATCATACTCTTGGGTCGCAAAGTATGAATAAAAACTAATATAATGCAGAAATCCCTGAATCGCTTAACAGCAAGAATTATTCATCCTTCACACAGCGAACGGACATGCCCCAATTTTTATAGAAATGGCCTATAGACAGGTCTGACCCGCCGAAATCAAGCCCCCGGCCTATGGCAGATGAAGCCGTTTTCTCGGTCGAGGACCAGAAATGAGCCAGGTAGCCCATGAAATGATAGTTGGAAAGATCCGGATACTTCTGGTAGCCGCCGGGCACGGCAGAAAATCCACTTTCATTGTTAGCTCCCTCGTTCAATGTCAGCCAGAGCTTGCCGGGCAATTTCATCTTATCTCCAGCAATATCTATACCTCCAAGTGTCTCTGTTAAGGCGGTCCACTCACTGTCTGACGGGAGATGCCATCCATCCGGACAAACTTCCAAGGCCACTTCCCAGCAATAGATCCTCCCGTAGGCTTCCGCCAGACTTGGATTGTTTGGATAAATAACCCCATCACCTTCAGCGGTAAAATTTAAATTTTCGGCCATCCAGACCTGAGAACCAATTTGAATCGTTTTGTATACCCGGCCATCGCGGGCATCTGTAAAATCACCGTATTCCTGAGCAGTGAGAGATAAGCCAATGAATATTAACCAGGCGCAAAAATTGATCTTTTTCATGATTGGGTGCTTAGAGTTCTTATCTGTTAAATAAAAATATATCTACTCTCATTACATATCGGAGAGCTCTTTCCTGATAATTCACTGAGAGATGTACCTCAATCTCTAACTATCCGTAAACCCCGGTAAAACACCGGGATTTCGGACTACAGACCCGGCCTATTTCCTGACCCGGACGGGATACGGAGGACGCACGGGCTCTCTGGGCGGATTCTTCCTGAGTTGCTCCAGAGCCACCTCGATGGCTTTATCCAACTGCGGATCCCCGCCTGCGATGACCTCTGCCGGTGTCTGCTCCACTTCGATATCGGGGGCAACGCCCACATTCTCCACGATAAATCCATCTTCGGTCCAGATGGCCACATTGGGTGCCGTGACAAAGCCTCCATCGACCAGCTCGGGGAATCCAAGGACCCCGACCAGTCCGCCCCAGGTGGTCTTGCCCACCAGGGTTCCCACATTGAACTTACGGAACATCCAGGGGAGCATATCGCCTCCCGAGCCGGCATTCTCGTCGATAATCATCACCTTGGGCCCCTGGATGGAGGCGCTTGGCGATTTGAAATCATTGGTATAGCGCATGTTCCAGTGGGCCTGGTAAGGGCGCATCAGGATATCGATGTAGTAGTCGGCCAGGGATCCGCCCCCGTTATAACGTTCATCGATAATAATGGCCTTCTTATCGGCCTGGGGAAAGAAGTAACGCTTGAAATACTCGTGTCCGGCCCCGGCCGTATTGGGGACATAGACATAGGCCACCTGTCCGCCGGTGGCTTCATGCACCTTTCTCAGATTTCCCTCCACCCAGTCGCGGTTCCGCAGGGCATATTCGCTCTCCACCGGGACCACCTGAATCTCCCTGGACCCGCTACCATCGGGATTGGGGCCTACGGTCAGATAGACGATCTTTCCCGCACTGTTCTCAAAGGGCTGGTAAAGGTTTGTGGCGGCGGTCAGTTCCTTCCCGTTTACCCTGA encodes:
- a CDS encoding fibrobacter succinogenes major paralogous domain-containing protein, producing MNQVFTSILLLLCSITLTAQDYDVFMDPRDGTVYQTVTIGTQVWMAENLDYAFEGPKVIFPNDAGLTDVFGRVYCWEAAMEVCPDGWHLPSGEEWQTLADYLGGEAVAGSKIKKMSTYWISHTEEASNESGFSALPGGYLEDPRDSSYPFMGEMGFFWSTGEKSRTEAFFHYVKYDGNLLKAGSGKKKFGMSVRCLHD
- a CDS encoding FISUMP domain-containing protein, which encodes MKKINFCAWLIFIGLSLTAQEYGDFTDARDGRVYKTIQIGSQVWMAENLNFTAEGDGVIYPNNPSLAEAYGRIYCWEVALEVCPDGWHLPSDSEWTALTETLGGIDIAGDKMKLPGKLWLTLNEGANNESGFSAVPGGYQKYPDLSNYHFMGYLAHFWSSTEKTASSAIGRGLDFGGSDLSIGHFYKNWGMSVRCVKDE
- a CDS encoding ATP-binding protein, whose product is MKINPFLLSGYISHEYFCDRELETNRLINAIENQRNITLISSRRMGKTGLIMHVFDYISKNSSYVPIYFDIMGTTGFGEFAEVFSNALLQTISKTESAWKGFLRKLSALRPSLGFDSLTGEPRISLDIRNEQELDLTLDLVFSLIAQKKKFFVFAIDEFQQIASYPEKNVEARLRAYVQKANNISFIFSGSRKHMLADMFSQPSRPFFNSTEMMFLEVIDRSAYFAFIRAHFSERGKTIDEEALNRIAQYTGLHTFYVQFLANRLFSSFKKTGVREVDQSIQTILHENEPIYANYINLLTITQYKTLRAIALEGVVENPTSGNFLARYRLGAASTVSQAVSSLTGKEFIHNDAGRLSVQDKFFAQWIRSR